The following are encoded together in the Robertmurraya sp. FSL R5-0851 genome:
- a CDS encoding ClpXP adapter SpxH family protein encodes MRNRETSRATPSYNCHGNEKKPLEIYMFIDPLCPECWALEPIIKKLQIEYGRFFSIKYILSGRLASLNMSKKQKYENIADLWEKTASRTGMSCDGSLWFDNPISSPHLASIAIKAAELQGRKAGIRFLRKLQEGIFLEKQNISSFEVLKEMASCTGLDVDEFVLDIHSDSAGKAFQCDLKITSEMEVDEIPTLVFFNENIEEEGIKITGYYPYEVYEQILEEMLPVKPEKSTPPTLESFLKCFRLVATKEISVVYNMSINEAEREMKKLQLKQMVEQVPAKYGMFWRYIE; translated from the coding sequence GTGAGGAATCGAGAAACATCGCGGGCGACTCCCTCCTACAATTGCCATGGAAATGAGAAGAAGCCGCTTGAAATTTATATGTTTATTGATCCTCTATGTCCAGAGTGCTGGGCACTTGAGCCAATCATAAAGAAGCTACAAATTGAATACGGTCGTTTCTTTTCAATTAAATATATATTAAGCGGTCGCCTTGCATCATTAAATATGAGCAAAAAGCAAAAATACGAAAATATAGCAGACTTATGGGAAAAAACTGCAAGTCGAACAGGCATGTCATGTGATGGAAGTCTTTGGTTTGACAATCCTATATCATCTCCTCATTTAGCCTCTATCGCTATTAAAGCGGCTGAATTGCAAGGAAGAAAAGCCGGAATTCGCTTTCTAAGAAAACTACAGGAGGGTATTTTTCTAGAAAAACAAAACATCTCTAGCTTTGAGGTGTTAAAGGAAATGGCTAGTTGCACCGGGTTAGATGTGGATGAATTTGTTCTTGATATTCATTCAGATTCAGCTGGCAAAGCATTTCAATGTGACTTAAAAATCACCTCTGAAATGGAAGTGGACGAAATTCCAACCTTGGTTTTCTTTAATGAGAATATTGAAGAAGAAGGAATTAAAATTACCGGATATTATCCATATGAGGTTTATGAGCAAATACTTGAAGAAATGTTACCGGTGAAACCTGAGAAAAGCACCCCTCCTACGTTAGAGAGCTTTCTCAAATGCTTTAGACTCGTAGCAACAAAAGAAATCTCAGTTGTTTATAATATGTCAATTAATGAAGCAGAAAGAGAAATGAAAAAGCTTCAATTAAAACAAATGGTTGAACAAGTTCCAGCTAAATATGGTATGTTTTGGCGCTATATTGAATAG
- a CDS encoding globin domain-containing protein, translating into MVENMLTPFDMIGEETLHRLVDAFYHRVGQHPDLTPIFPNDLTETARKQKQFLTQYLGGPTLYTNEHGHPMMRARHLPFEITETRAKAWLGCMREAMDEVGLSGPIRDEFYARLVLTAQHMINTDENAKMKGERT; encoded by the coding sequence ATGGTCGAAAACATGCTTACACCTTTTGATATGATCGGTGAAGAAACATTGCATCGACTAGTTGATGCCTTTTATCATCGAGTTGGGCAACATCCAGATCTTACTCCCATATTTCCGAATGATTTAACGGAAACAGCGAGAAAACAAAAGCAGTTTTTGACACAGTATCTAGGTGGACCTACTCTATACACAAATGAGCATGGGCACCCGATGATGCGAGCTCGACATTTACCGTTTGAAATAACGGAAACTAGAGCTAAAGCATGGCTCGGATGTATGAGGGAAGCTATGGATGAGGTTGGTCTATCCGGTCCTATCCGAGATGAATTTTATGCGAGACTCGTACTGACCGCTCAGCATATGATAAATACAGATGAAAATGCAAAAATGAAAGGTGAGAGAACGTGA
- the spxA gene encoding transcriptional regulator SpxA, which translates to MVTLYTSPSCTSCRKAKIWLEEHDIPYTERNIFSEPLSIDEIKEILRMTEDGTDEIISTRSKTFQKLDVNLETMPLQDLFELIKDNPGLLRRPIIIDEKRLQVGYNEDEIRRFLPRRVRTFQLREAQRLVN; encoded by the coding sequence ATGGTAACATTATACACTTCACCAAGTTGTACATCATGCCGTAAAGCGAAAATTTGGCTAGAAGAACATGATATTCCTTATACAGAGAGAAACATTTTTTCTGAACCATTATCTATTGATGAAATTAAAGAGATTCTTCGTATGACTGAAGATGGAACAGATGAAATTATTTCAACTAGGTCAAAAACGTTCCAAAAGCTAGATGTAAATTTAGAGACTATGCCTCTTCAAGATTTATTTGAGTTGATTAAGGATAATCCAGGTTTACTTCGTAGACCGATCATTATTGATGAGAAGAGACTTCAAGTTGGGTATAATGAGGATGAAATCCGTCGTTTCTTACCAAGAAGAGTTCGTACGTTTCAATTACGTGAAGCTCAACGCTTAGTTAACTAA
- a CDS encoding IS4 family transposase, with translation MDKITRKTSFGQWFSPINIQLFEEQVKTMKLDYYTKKLTTESFLKLLLFAQLEEIESLHALGDCLFDDQLQKGIDLDSISISQLSRRLNGMNPDLFQRLFLDLVVQIHAKTHYTKLVMPLKIIDSSTLPLNLTNHKWAKFRKTKAGVKLHLRLVFMEKGASYPEKAVITTANEHDRGQLEIMVDDKECMYVFDRGYLDYERFDRMTDGGYFFLSRLRKNAVIREVYDFKLPEDSAVLSDQMVLIGTTQNRAENYFRLLKVLDSKGNELHLITNRFDLNAEEISEMYKSRWAIELFFKWIKQHLSIKKFYGQSEWAIQNQVFIALIVFCLHVLVQLETNSKRKTLKISRYLRAALWKPAHIWLRKIEGKAIP, from the coding sequence ATGGACAAGATTACACGAAAAACTTCATTTGGACAATGGTTTTCACCAATTAATATTCAATTATTTGAAGAACAGGTGAAAACGATGAAATTAGATTACTATACGAAAAAATTAACGACAGAGTCTTTCCTAAAATTACTACTTTTTGCCCAGCTAGAAGAAATCGAAAGCCTGCATGCGCTAGGTGATTGTCTATTCGATGACCAACTTCAAAAAGGGATTGACCTTGATTCGATCAGTATTTCTCAGCTGTCACGGCGATTAAATGGCATGAACCCAGATCTATTTCAAAGGCTTTTCCTTGATTTGGTCGTACAAATTCATGCCAAGACACACTATACGAAACTGGTCATGCCGTTAAAAATCATTGATTCAAGCACATTGCCACTTAATTTGACCAATCATAAATGGGCAAAGTTCCGTAAGACAAAAGCCGGTGTGAAGTTGCATCTACGCCTTGTGTTTATGGAAAAAGGTGCGTCCTATCCAGAAAAAGCAGTCATAACAACGGCAAACGAACATGATCGTGGTCAACTTGAAATCATGGTCGATGACAAGGAATGCATGTATGTGTTTGACCGTGGCTATCTAGACTACGAGCGCTTTGATCGCATGACAGATGGCGGTTACTTTTTTCTATCAAGGCTAAGAAAAAACGCCGTTATACGGGAGGTTTATGATTTTAAACTACCCGAGGATTCCGCTGTTTTATCAGATCAAATGGTCCTGATTGGTACAACCCAAAACCGTGCTGAAAATTACTTTCGCCTTCTAAAAGTGCTTGATTCCAAAGGAAATGAACTCCATTTAATCACCAATCGCTTTGATTTGAACGCTGAAGAAATTTCAGAGATGTATAAATCAAGGTGGGCCATTGAGTTGTTTTTTAAATGGATCAAACAGCACCTTAGCATCAAAAAGTTCTACGGACAAAGCGAATGGGCCATTCAAAATCAAGTGTTTATCGCACTTATCGTTTTTTGCCTACATGTTCTTGTTCAACTTGAGACAAATAGTAAGCGA
- a CDS encoding ABC transporter ATP-binding protein, giving the protein MSKILEVNNLNISFHTFAGEVKAIRGANFHLNKGETLAIVGESGSGKSVTTKAIMRLLPETNSEIKEGEILFDGKDLTKLSDKQMQSIRGKEISMIFQDPMTSLNPTMTVGKQIMEPIIKHQNMSKSAAKQRAIELLKLVGIPMAEERFKQYPHQFSGGMRQRVVIAIALACNPKVLIADEPTTALDVTIQAQILELMKDLQKKIDTSIIFITHDLGVVANVADRVAVMYGGKIIEIGTVDEIFYNPQHPYTWGLISSMPDLDTAEDELYAIPGSPPDLLNPPKGDAFAPRNEYAMKIDLEQEPPMFKVSDTHYAATWLLHPDAPKVEPPAAVMKRKEMYPGYNNK; this is encoded by the coding sequence ATGTCAAAAATATTAGAAGTAAATAACTTAAATATATCTTTCCATACGTTTGCTGGAGAAGTTAAAGCGATTCGTGGAGCTAACTTTCATCTTAATAAAGGAGAAACTCTTGCCATAGTTGGAGAATCTGGTTCAGGGAAGTCTGTAACAACAAAGGCTATTATGCGTCTTTTACCTGAGACTAATTCTGAGATTAAAGAGGGCGAAATCCTGTTTGATGGAAAAGATTTAACAAAATTATCGGACAAGCAAATGCAATCGATTCGTGGCAAGGAAATCTCTATGATCTTTCAAGATCCAATGACTTCTTTAAATCCAACAATGACGGTTGGTAAGCAAATCATGGAACCAATTATTAAACACCAAAATATGAGTAAATCAGCAGCTAAGCAACGGGCGATTGAGCTTTTAAAGTTGGTTGGCATTCCAATGGCGGAGGAACGCTTTAAACAATATCCTCACCAATTCTCTGGTGGTATGAGACAGAGGGTTGTTATTGCGATTGCTTTAGCATGTAACCCTAAGGTCTTGATTGCTGACGAACCAACCACTGCTTTAGACGTTACGATTCAAGCACAAATTTTGGAGCTAATGAAAGATTTACAGAAAAAAATTGATACATCTATTATCTTTATTACGCATGATTTAGGTGTGGTTGCCAATGTAGCAGACCGAGTAGCGGTTATGTACGGAGGGAAAATTATTGAGATCGGTACAGTAGATGAAATTTTCTACAATCCGCAGCATCCGTATACATGGGGTTTAATTAGCTCGATGCCAGACTTGGATACAGCTGAAGATGAGCTATATGCGATTCCAGGTTCACCACCAGACCTTCTTAACCCTCCAAAGGGAGATGCGTTTGCCCCTCGTAACGAATATGCGATGAAAATTGATTTAGAACAAGAGCCTCCAATGTTTAAAGTATCGGATACACATTACGCAGCAACATGGCTACTTCATCCGGATGCTCCAAAGGTTGAGCCACCAGCAGCTGTCATGAAAAGAAAAGAAATGTATCCAGGCTACAATAATAAATAA
- a CDS encoding GNAT family N-acetyltransferase, translated as MNWYEKLNQYFPIEEMKSKEHMETLLKEKSSIYHKDEGKYHVLMYAEFDQFIFIDYLYVSGEARGQGLGHQLLEKLKQKEKPIILEVEPINYKDSDTEKRLRFYKREGFEHASKIGYERRSLATNEVNTMEILYWSPGHENEEAIFEGMKKAYKLIHTYKDIDFYGESYEPVEEVLSFDQKHETGDLLKDI; from the coding sequence ATGAACTGGTATGAAAAGCTAAATCAATATTTTCCAATTGAAGAAATGAAGTCAAAAGAACATATGGAAACCCTTTTAAAAGAAAAATCGTCCATTTATCACAAAGACGAAGGAAAATATCACGTGTTAATGTATGCAGAATTTGACCAATTTATTTTCATTGATTATTTATATGTTTCTGGTGAAGCGAGAGGGCAGGGGTTAGGACATCAACTTTTAGAAAAGCTGAAACAGAAGGAAAAACCAATCATTTTGGAAGTTGAACCAATAAACTATAAAGATAGTGATACAGAAAAGAGATTGCGCTTTTATAAACGTGAAGGATTTGAGCATGCAAGCAAAATTGGATATGAAAGAAGATCACTAGCAACAAATGAAGTAAATACGATGGAAATTCTTTACTGGTCACCTGGACATGAAAATGAAGAGGCAATATTTGAAGGTATGAAAAAAGCTTACAAATTGATTCACACATATAAGGATATAGATTTCTATGGAGAATCCTATGAACCAGTAGAAGAGGTATTAAGCTTTGATCAAAAACATGAAACAGGAGACCTATTAAAGGATATATAA
- a CDS encoding ABC transporter ATP-binding protein: METRKKLLEIKNLKQYFNVGKPNEVRAVDGISFDIYEGETLGLVGESGCGKSTTGRTIIRLYDATDGEVLYDGVNVHGKKSKEELKAFNHKMQMIFQDPYASLNPRMKVSDVIAEGIDIHGLAKTKEDRMNKVYELLETVGLNKEHANRYPHEFSGGQRQRIGIARALAVDPDFIIADEPISALDVSIQAQVVNLMKKLQKEKGLTYLFIAHDLSMVKYISDRIGVMYFGKLVELAPADELYNNPKHPYTQSLLSAIPLPDPISERSRKRKTYDPKMHNYQADETVQLREVSPGHFVLCSEKEFEQYKK, encoded by the coding sequence ATGGAAACTAGAAAGAAATTGCTTGAAATTAAAAATTTAAAGCAATACTTCAATGTCGGTAAGCCAAACGAAGTCAGAGCAGTTGATGGGATTAGTTTCGATATATATGAAGGTGAAACATTAGGCCTCGTAGGAGAATCAGGATGTGGAAAATCTACAACTGGTCGAACCATTATAAGACTTTATGATGCAACAGACGGAGAAGTTTTATATGATGGGGTTAATGTACATGGGAAAAAATCTAAAGAAGAGTTAAAGGCATTTAATCATAAAATGCAAATGATCTTCCAGGATCCATATGCTTCCTTAAATCCAAGAATGAAAGTTTCTGATGTCATTGCTGAAGGAATCGATATCCATGGTTTAGCAAAAACGAAAGAAGATAGAATGAACAAAGTGTATGAACTATTAGAAACGGTTGGATTAAACAAAGAGCATGCGAACCGTTATCCACATGAATTCTCAGGTGGTCAAAGACAACGTATTGGTATTGCTCGTGCTCTAGCAGTTGATCCAGACTTCATCATTGCTGACGAACCGATCTCAGCTCTTGACGTGTCAATTCAAGCACAAGTAGTTAACTTAATGAAAAAGCTTCAAAAGGAAAAAGGGTTAACTTACTTGTTTATTGCACATGACCTTTCAATGGTGAAGTATATCAGTGACCGAATTGGAGTTATGTACTTCGGAAAGCTTGTAGAACTAGCTCCAGCAGATGAATTATATAATAATCCAAAGCACCCATACACTCAATCTTTGCTTTCTGCAATTCCACTACCAGATCCTATATCAGAGCGTTCAAGAAAACGCAAAACTTATGATCCCAAGATGCATAATTACCAGGCGGATGAAACCGTCCAATTACGTGAAGTATCACCAGGACATTTCGTTCTATGTTCTGAGAAGGAATTTGAACAATATAAGAAATAA
- a CDS encoding competence protein CoiA family protein, whose translation MLTAKNHFGETVYIGDLIKKEGVQQLKGNHYFCPQCEGKVIVKLGVQRISHFAHVHLSPQCVEYDRESAYHMQAKMQLYEWLESECSKVDLEVFLPDIIQRPDLMFTYLGNTYCVEYQCSPISEEIFQKRTNGYLSKGLIPLWILGANKLHRKQTNVITLPKFQSLFIKRNHTGAWYLSSYCPSIKSFITITNLHPLSPHTMQCDYEIIPQSQLHLPQWLNPIFQNTFYVANWCKGIQHVKDTMIRYHTDKLFLQELYRNQLHLYLLPPYVGVPLRDNLLLETSPIIWQMYVLLDNIFSKKVGIILTKEDVYKRLEKRINRNHIKIRNHIKPSVNQLLALIREYLYLLTKCQVLKEIKPNVYRYENQMSFPFTISEASNFEKKFYNNLTSEKIVWY comes from the coding sequence TTGTTAACGGCTAAAAATCATTTTGGAGAGACCGTTTATATTGGAGATTTAATAAAGAAGGAGGGTGTACAACAGTTAAAGGGAAATCATTATTTTTGTCCACAATGTGAGGGTAAAGTAATTGTTAAGCTTGGTGTACAGAGAATCAGTCACTTTGCTCATGTTCACCTGTCTCCACAATGTGTGGAATACGATCGAGAATCTGCGTACCATATGCAAGCAAAAATGCAGCTATATGAATGGCTTGAATCAGAATGCTCAAAAGTTGATTTGGAAGTATTTCTTCCTGATATCATACAAAGACCAGATCTTATGTTTACGTACCTTGGAAACACATACTGTGTTGAATATCAATGCTCCCCGATATCAGAGGAGATCTTTCAAAAGCGGACAAATGGTTATTTATCAAAGGGTTTGATCCCTTTATGGATACTAGGTGCAAATAAACTTCATAGGAAACAAACCAACGTAATTACTCTACCTAAATTTCAATCCTTGTTTATTAAGAGAAATCATACAGGAGCTTGGTATTTATCATCGTATTGTCCTAGTATAAAGAGCTTTATTACCATTACGAATTTGCACCCTCTTTCTCCACATACGATGCAATGTGACTACGAAATCATTCCTCAATCCCAACTTCATTTACCTCAATGGTTAAACCCAATCTTTCAAAATACCTTTTATGTTGCCAACTGGTGTAAAGGAATTCAGCACGTAAAAGACACTATGATTCGTTATCATACAGACAAGCTCTTCCTGCAGGAACTGTATAGGAATCAACTTCACCTCTATCTTCTCCCGCCATATGTAGGCGTACCTCTCAGAGATAATCTACTGCTTGAAACCTCCCCAATCATTTGGCAAATGTATGTTTTATTAGATAATATATTTTCAAAAAAGGTAGGGATCATCCTTACAAAAGAGGATGTGTATAAACGTTTAGAAAAGCGTATAAATAGGAACCATATTAAAATTAGAAACCATATAAAGCCAAGTGTGAATCAACTTTTGGCTTTAATTAGAGAGTACCTTTATCTACTAACGAAGTGCCAAGTCCTTAAAGAAATTAAACCTAATGTATATAGATATGAGAATCAAATGTCTTTTCCTTTTACTATTAGTGAAGCTAGTAATTTTGAAAAGAAATTTTATAACAATCTTACGAGTGAAAAGATTGTTTGGTATTAA
- the mecA gene encoding adaptor protein MecA yields MEIERINDNTVKFYISYGDIEERGFDRDEIWYNREKSEELFWEMMDEVHQEEEFMIEGPLWIQVQALDKGLEVLVTKAQISKDGQKFELPITDEKLKDLPVDERIEELLDQHFNTKTDDDDDSYEDTLEFLIAFKDFEDLISLSNRNILEDLSTKLYSFEGKYYLFVDFLEEEYDEEDIDNSLSLLLEYGHETAITIHRVEEYGKLIMSENVFSEIRRHFK; encoded by the coding sequence TTGGAAATCGAACGTATTAATGATAATACAGTCAAGTTTTATATTTCATACGGGGATATTGAAGAAAGAGGATTTGACCGTGATGAGATCTGGTATAATCGTGAAAAAAGCGAAGAGCTTTTTTGGGAAATGATGGATGAGGTTCATCAAGAGGAAGAATTTATGATTGAAGGTCCCCTTTGGATCCAGGTCCAGGCTCTTGATAAAGGTCTTGAGGTTCTCGTAACAAAAGCACAAATATCTAAAGATGGGCAGAAATTTGAACTTCCTATCACAGATGAAAAGCTGAAGGATCTTCCTGTAGATGAAAGAATTGAGGAATTGCTTGATCAGCATTTTAATACAAAAACTGATGATGATGATGATTCATACGAAGATACACTAGAGTTCCTTATTGCTTTTAAAGACTTTGAAGACTTAATCTCATTATCAAATCGAAATATTTTAGAAGACTTATCAACAAAACTATACTCCTTCGAAGGAAAATATTATTTATTTGTTGATTTTCTCGAAGAAGAGTATGATGAAGAGGATATCGATAATAGCTTAAGTTTATTATTAGAATATGGACATGAAACAGCGATCACCATTCATCGAGTTGAGGAATATGGAAAATTAATTATGTCTGAGAATGTTTTTTCTGAAATAAGAAGACACTTTAAATAA
- the pepF gene encoding oligoendopeptidase F, with protein sequence MANETAVKKLPTRSEIPLEDTWKLEDIFQTDQQWESEFQEVKQLIPSMSSYQGKLGESADSLFKALQAQDQLLERIGKLYTYAHMRYDQDTTNSFYQGLDDRIKNLYTQAASTLAYIVPEILSIDEEKVKKFLNEKEELKLYEHSLDELNLQRPHVLSAEQEALLAEASEVMSASSNTFGMLNNADIQFPSIKDENGNEVDVTHGRYIRFLESADQRVRKDAFQAVYDTYGKFKNTFASTLSGQVKKDNFNARVRKYSSARHAALAADNIPESVYENLVNTVNKNLHLLHRYVKLRKKVLKLDKIHIYDLYTPLVKDVKMEIPYEEAKDLILKGLAPLGEDYLNVLKEGFSNRWVDIHENKGKRSGAYSSGAYGTNPYILMNWQDNVNNLFTLAHEFGHSVHSYYTRKEQPYAYGSYSIFVAEVASTCNEALLNDYLLKTIDDEQKRLYLLNHFLEGFRGTVFRQTMFAEYEHLIHKKAQENEALTADLLTKEYYELNKKYFGEEDIEIDEEIGLEWSRIPHFYYNYYVYQYATGYSAATALSNQILTEGQPAVDRYLDFLKSGSSDYPIEVLKKAGVDMTSSKPIEEACKVFEEKLNEMEALLS encoded by the coding sequence ATGGCAAATGAGACAGCAGTAAAGAAACTTCCCACTAGAAGTGAAATTCCATTGGAAGACACATGGAAACTTGAGGATATTTTCCAAACCGATCAACAATGGGAAAGCGAGTTTCAAGAGGTTAAACAGTTAATTCCTTCTATGTCGAGCTATCAAGGAAAGCTTGGGGAAAGTGCGGATTCTCTATTTAAAGCTTTACAAGCGCAAGATCAGTTGCTAGAAAGGATCGGTAAACTGTATACATATGCTCATATGCGATATGATCAGGATACCACCAATTCCTTTTATCAAGGCTTAGATGACCGTATTAAAAATCTCTACACTCAGGCAGCAAGTACACTTGCCTATATTGTTCCAGAAATATTGTCTATCGACGAAGAAAAAGTAAAAAAATTTCTAAATGAAAAAGAAGAATTAAAGCTTTATGAGCATTCTCTAGATGAGTTAAATTTGCAAAGGCCACATGTATTGTCTGCTGAACAGGAGGCCCTTCTTGCAGAAGCATCAGAAGTGATGAGTGCTTCAAGTAATACATTTGGAATGCTAAATAATGCAGATATTCAATTTCCAAGTATTAAAGATGAAAATGGAAATGAAGTAGACGTAACTCATGGTCGCTATATTCGTTTCCTCGAAAGTGCAGACCAAAGGGTAAGAAAGGATGCCTTCCAAGCGGTTTATGATACGTATGGAAAATTTAAAAATACTTTTGCGAGTACTTTAAGTGGTCAAGTGAAGAAAGATAACTTTAATGCAAGAGTACGCAAATATAGTTCAGCAAGGCATGCAGCTTTAGCGGCTGATAATATTCCAGAATCCGTGTATGAAAACTTAGTTAATACGGTTAATAAAAACTTACATTTGCTTCACCGCTATGTGAAACTTCGGAAAAAGGTATTGAAACTTGATAAAATTCATATTTATGATCTATATACGCCTCTTGTAAAGGATGTAAAGATGGAAATCCCTTATGAAGAAGCGAAAGATCTGATTCTTAAAGGTTTGGCACCGCTTGGTGAGGATTATCTAAATGTGTTAAAAGAAGGGTTTTCAAACCGTTGGGTAGACATTCACGAAAATAAAGGGAAAAGAAGTGGAGCCTATTCTTCAGGGGCATATGGAACGAATCCTTATATCCTTATGAATTGGCAGGATAATGTAAATAACTTGTTTACTCTTGCTCATGAGTTTGGACATTCAGTACACAGCTATTACACTAGAAAAGAACAGCCATATGCATACGGCAGTTACTCCATTTTCGTAGCAGAAGTTGCGTCTACATGTAACGAAGCGCTACTGAATGATTATTTATTAAAGACGATTGATGATGAACAGAAACGTCTGTACTTACTTAACCACTTTTTAGAAGGATTTAGAGGGACCGTGTTCCGCCAAACGATGTTCGCTGAATATGAGCATTTAATTCACAAAAAGGCACAAGAAAATGAAGCATTAACAGCAGATCTACTAACAAAAGAGTACTATGAACTGAATAAAAAGTATTTTGGTGAAGAAGATATCGAAATTGATGAAGAGATTGGCTTAGAATGGTCTCGAATTCCACATTTTTATTACAATTACTACGTATATCAATATGCAACTGGGTACAGTGCTGCAACAGCATTGTCCAATCAGATTTTAACAGAAGGTCAACCTGCCGTTGATCGTTATCTTGACTTCTTAAAGTCAGGTAGTTCGGATTATCCGATTGAAGTTCTGAAAAAGGCTGGAGTTGACATGACGAGTTCGAAGCCAATTGAGGAAGCATGCAAGGTATTTGAAGAAAAGTTAAATGAAATGGAAGCATTATTATCATAA
- the cls gene encoding cardiolipin synthase, whose protein sequence is MKNFVRILLFIAVLAIFYYFLQGRVYEGLFRYISILTTLSVVFIGAVIFLENRHPTQTITWLIVLGSFPLVGFFFYLLFGRNHRKERMFRRKFFLDQQNYLKFERGKDPISEEKIKVLGDDQQRLFHLAHRIGHSPISFATSTKVLSNGDSTFNEILEELKKAMHHIHLEYYIVRHDKIGQQIKNVLIQKVKEGVKVRFLYDAVGSWKLPSAYIQELKEAGVEVVPFGPVHIPFLNSKFNFRNHRKIIVIDGNIGFVGGLNIGDEYLGRNDSFGFWRDTHLLVKGEAVRTLQLIFLQDWYYMTNQSFLNSEYLSPVLEENIHGGVQLIAGGPDNEHSVIKTIFFAMITSAKESVWIASPYFIPDEDIFSAIKVAALSGIDVRILVPYKPDKRIVFHASRSYFPELLKAGVKVFEYEKGFMHSKILIIDKKIASIGTSNMDMRSFHLNFEVNAFLYGTRSVEMLVNEYERDITFSRQINLAQFTKRHFGLKLLESTSRLLSPLL, encoded by the coding sequence ATGAAAAATTTCGTTAGAATTCTGTTATTTATTGCTGTTTTAGCCATTTTTTATTATTTTCTCCAAGGAAGAGTGTATGAAGGCTTATTCCGATATATTAGTATTTTAACTACATTATCAGTTGTTTTTATTGGAGCCGTCATTTTTTTAGAAAATAGACATCCTACACAGACAATAACTTGGTTGATCGTACTAGGAAGTTTTCCGTTAGTAGGTTTCTTTTTTTATTTGCTGTTTGGTAGGAACCATAGAAAGGAAAGAATGTTTCGTCGTAAATTTTTCCTTGACCAACAAAATTACTTGAAATTCGAACGGGGAAAAGACCCTATCAGTGAAGAAAAGATAAAAGTACTGGGAGACGATCAGCAAAGGTTGTTCCATTTGGCCCATCGTATAGGACATAGTCCGATATCTTTTGCCACATCTACTAAGGTGTTATCTAATGGAGATTCCACCTTTAATGAGATTTTAGAAGAGCTTAAAAAGGCTATGCATCACATCCATTTGGAATATTATATCGTTCGCCATGATAAGATTGGCCAACAAATTAAGAATGTTTTGATCCAAAAGGTAAAAGAAGGTGTGAAAGTTCGCTTTCTTTACGACGCTGTTGGTTCGTGGAAGTTGCCAAGCGCATACATACAAGAGTTGAAAGAAGCTGGAGTAGAGGTCGTGCCATTTGGTCCGGTCCATATCCCTTTCCTTAATAGCAAATTTAACTTTAGAAATCATCGTAAAATTATTGTTATAGACGGAAATATTGGGTTTGTTGGAGGATTAAATATTGGTGATGAATATTTAGGCAGGAATGATTCCTTTGGATTTTGGAGAGATACACATTTACTTGTAAAAGGAGAAGCAGTAAGAACGCTACAGTTAATTTTCCTTCAAGATTGGTACTATATGACGAACCAAAGTTTTCTTAATTCTGAATACCTTTCACCAGTTCTTGAGGAAAACATTCATGGAGGCGTTCAGTTAATTGCGGGTGGTCCTGATAATGAACATAGTGTAATTAAAACAATTTTCTTTGCAATGATTACATCGGCAAAGGAATCGGTTTGGATTGCTTCTCCCTACTTCATTCCAGATGAAGATATTTTTTCAGCTATAAAAGTAGCTGCATTGAGTGGGATTGATGTACGTATTCTTGTTCCTTATAAACCGGATAAACGGATAGTTTTTCATGCGTCCCGTTCCTATTTTCCAGAGCTTTTAAAGGCTGGAGTCAAAGTGTTCGAATACGAAAAAGGTTTCATGCATAGTAAAATTTTAATTATTGATAAGAAGATTGCTTCTATTGGTACATCTAATATGGATATGAGAAGTTTCCATTTAAACTTTGAAGTAAATGCCTTTTTGTATGGGACAAGAAGTGTTGAAATGTTAGTCAATGAGTATGAACGTGATATTACTTTTTCTAGGCAAATCAATCTTGCTCAATTTACAAAGCGCCATTTTGGATTAAAGCTGTTAGAATCTACATCGAGGCTATTATCTCCACTCTTATAA